One segment of Brassica napus cultivar Da-Ae chromosome C3, Da-Ae, whole genome shotgun sequence DNA contains the following:
- the LOC106377197 gene encoding phototropin-1 yields the protein MEPAEKPSIKPSSRTLPRDTRGSLEVFNPSTFPTRPDNPVFRPEPPTWQNWSDPRDSPQPQIQPLSEPAPSIPVRSEEIAVTTSWMALKDPSPEKISKKTITTEKPQVAAVAAEQRAAEWGLVLKTDTKTGKPQGVSVRNSGGAENDPNGKKTSQRNSSNSCRSSGEMSDGDVAGGRGGIPRVSEDLKDALSTFQQTFVVSDATKPDYPIMYASAGFFNMTGYTSKEVVGRNCRFLQGSGTDADELAKIRESLAAGNNYCGRLLNYKKDGTSFWNLLTIAPIKDESGKVLKFIGMQVEVSKHTEGAKEKTLRPNGLPESLIRYDARQKDMATNSVTELVEAVKRPRALSESTHSHPFKRKSESDELPAKPGRRMSENVVPSGRRNSGGGRRNSMQRISENPEKKPAKTSRLSFMGMKKKGQSQDESLEDGFIEYGEEDDEISDRDERPESVDDKVRQKEMRKGMDLATTLERIEKNFVITDPRLPDNPIIFASDSFLELTEYSREEILGRNCRFLQGPETDPTTVKKIRAAIDNQTEVTVQLINYTKSGKKFWNIFHLQPMRDQKGEVQYFIGVQLDGSKHVEPVRNVIEEAAVKEGEELVKKTAVNIDEAVRELPDANMTPEDLWANHSKIVHSKPHRKDSPSWKAIQKVLESGEQIGLNHFRPVKPLGSGDTGSVHLVELNGTDQLFAMKAMDKTVMLNRNKVHRARAEREILDLLDHPFLPALYASFQTKTHICLITDYYPGGELFMLLDRQPRKVLKEDAVRFYAAQVVVALEYLHCQGIIYRDLKPENVLIHGNGDISLTDFDLSCLTSCRPQLLIPSIDEKKKKKQQKSQQSPVFMAEPMRASNSFVGTEEYIAPEIITGAGHTSAVDWWALGILMYEMLYGYTPFRGKTRQKTFANVLQKDLKFPASIPASLQVKQLIFRLLQRDPKKRLGCLEGANEVKNHSFFKGINWALIRCTTPPELETPIFPGEAENGENVVDPELEDLQTNVF from the exons ATGGAACCAGCAGAGAAACCATCGATCAAACCGTCTTCTCGGACTCTCCCTAGAGACACTCGTGGCTCTCTCGAAGTATTCAACCCATCAACTTTCCCAACCAGACCTGATAACCCCGTTTTCCGTCCAGAACCACCAACGTGGCAAAACTGGAGCGATCCACGTGACAGCCCCCAACCCCAAATCCAACCTCTGTCTGAACCAGCTCCCTCTATTCCGGTTCGGTCTGAAGAAATCGCCGTCACAACCTCATGGATGGCTCTGAAGGATCCATCACCGGAGAAAATCTCCAAGAAGACGATAACCACCGAGAAACCACAGGTTGCGGCAGTGGCAGCGGAGCAGAGAGCGGCGGAGTGGGGACTTGTTCTGAAGACTGATACTAAGACGGGAAAGCCACAGGGAGTAAGCGTGAGGAACTCAGGTGGGGCAGAGAATGATCCGAACGGGAAAAAGACTTCGCAGCGAAACTCGAGCAATTCTTGCCGGAGCTCCGGTGAAATGTCAGATGGAGATGTCGCCGGCGGGAGAGGTGGGATCCCGAGGGTCTCGGAAGATCTGAAAGATGCCTTGTCGACGTTTCAACAAACGTTTGTTGTTTCAGATGCTACCAAACCTGATTACCCGATTATGTATGCTAGTGCCGGTTTCTTCAACATGACCGGTTACACTTCGAAAGAGGTCGTCGGCAGAAActg CCGATTTCTACAAGGTTCAGGGACAGATGCTGATGAGTTAGCGAAGATAAGAGAGTCATTAGCTGCAGGAAATAATTATTGTGGGCGTTTATTGAATTACAAGAAAGATGGGACCTCATTTTGGAATCTTCTCACGATTGCGCCGATTAAAGACGAGAGTGGCAAAGTCCTCAAATTTATTGG AATGCAAGTGGAGGTGAGCAAACACACTGAAGGAGCCAAAGAAAAGACTTTGAGACCCAATGGGCTTCCTGAATCTCTGATTCGATATGATG CCCGCCAAAAAGATATGGCGACTAACTCAGTAACAGAGCTGGTGGAGGCGGTGAAGAGACCTCGAGCTTTAAGCGAATCAACCCATAGCCATCCCTTCAAGAGAAAGTCGGAGAGCGATGAGCTTCCTGCAAAACCTGGCCGGCGAATGTCTGAGAACGTCGTTCCATCAGGACGGCGAAACTCCGGGGGCGGCAGAAGAAACTCGATGCAGCGAATCAGCGAAAATCCCGAGAAGAAACCGGCAAAAACTTCTCGTCTTTCTTTCATGGG gatgaagaagaagggtCAGTCTCAAGACGAGTCTCTTGAAGATGGATTTATAGAGTATGGTGAAGAAGATGACGAGATTAGTGACAGAGACGAGAGACCAGAGAGTGTTGATGATAAAGTTAGACAAAAAGAGATGAGAAAGGGTATGGATCTCGCAACCACACTCGAACGTATCGAGAAGAACTTCGTCATCACCGATCCTAGGCTCCCCGACAATCCCATT ATTTTTGCGTCTGATAGTTTCCTGGAGCTCACGGAATATAGCCGTGAAGAAATTCTTGGCAGAAACTGCAG GTTTCTGCAAGGTCCAGAGACTGATCCAACAACGGTAAAGAAGATTCGAGCGGCTATTGATAACCAAACCGAAGTGACGGTTCAGCTCATTAACTACACCAAGAGCG GGAAGAAGTTCTGGAACATTTTCCACCTGCAACCTATGCGTGATCAGAAG GGAGAAGTACAATACTTTATCGGAGTGCAACTAGACGGGAGCAAGCACGTTGAGCCAGTTCGCAATGTCATTGAAGAAGCTGCAGTGAAAGAGGGCGAAGAGCTG GTGAAGAAAACAGCTGTAAATATAGATGAGGCTGTACGAGAACTTCCTGATGCCAACATG ACGCCAGAGGATTTATGGGCAAACCACTCAAAGATTGTTCATTCAAAGCCTCACAGGAAAGATTCACCTTCATGGAAAGCTATCCAAAAGGTACTGGAGAGTGGAGAACAAATTGGTCTGAATCATTTCAGACCGGTAAAACCTTTGGGTTCCGGTGACACAGGAAG TGTCCATTTAGTGGAACTTAATGGAACAGACCAGTTGTTTGCAATGAAAGCAATGGACAAGACCGTCATGCTTAACCGTAACAAA GTGCATAGAGCTAGAGCTGAGAGGGAGATCCTAGATTTACTTGACCATCCTTTTCTCCCAGCACTCTACGCTTCATTTCAG ACAAAGACGCATATATGTCTTATAACGGATTACTATCCAGGAGGAGAACTCTTCATGCTCCTTGATCGACAACCTAGGAAGGTTCTCAAGGAAGATGCCGTAAG ATTCTATGCTGCTCAAGTGGTCGTTGCACTAGAGTATCTTCACTGCCAAG GAATTATTTATCGGGATTTAAAGCCAGAAAACGTATTAATCCATGGAAATGGAGATATCTCCCTAACAGATTTCGATCTGTCTTGCTTGACATCTTGCAGACCTCAG CTGTTGATTCcgagtatagatgaaaagaagaagaagaagcaacaaAAGAGTCAACAAAGTCCAGTCTTCATGGCTGAACCTATGCGTGCATCAAACTCATTTGTTGGCACTGAAGAGTATATTGCTCCG GAAATTATAACTGGGGCGGGTCATACAAGTGCAGTAGACTGGTGGGCTCTTGGTATCCTTATGTACGAAATGTTATACGGATACACTCCTTTTAGAGGAAAAACCAGACAGAAGACTTTCGCCAATGTTCTTCAGAAAGATCTGAAGTTCCCAGCTAGTATTCCT GCAAGCCTTCAAGTGAAACAGCTGATTTTTAGGCTGTTACAACGAGATCCGAAGAAGAGACTAGGCTGTCTTGAAGGAGCAAACGAAGTCAAGAACCACTCTTTCTTCAAAGGCATTAATTGGGCTCTGATTCGATGCACG ACTCCTCCGGAGCTCGAAACACCAATATTTCCTGGCGAAGCTGAAAACGGAGAGAACGTCGTGGACCCTGAACTAGAAGATCTGCAAACaaatgttttttga